From Pseudodesulfovibrio alkaliphilus, one genomic window encodes:
- a CDS encoding methyl-accepting chemotaxis protein, whose translation MRFQDWSLKLKILLPTFLIVALVLTVSTWIMTDKSRSLAVEQAEALAGNMARSYSLDVGQTLGRAMDVTRTLAAMFEEGANYPTIPDREYLDGVLKKTLTANPELSGAWCTFLPGRFDDREEEYADVYKGAYRNWYHIVDGQVRDSFVGTEGISGDWFDIPMAGNVETITKPYPWEADGSTFWLSSTGHPVKKGGTNIGVVGVDFYLTDLQKMVESIRVFETGYAFLLANDGTFLAHRNRDYIGKNIGDFQTPEVRQKLLDAIRSGRPFSDVKLSAATGAESYYSYQPIRIGRTTTPWSLAVTVPLDTVRAEANAIAWTSAGIGVAAMVILFVVLYVIANIITRPVAQGIEFAMSLAGGDLTREMNVYQKDEVGKLADALRTMSGRLREVIGSVLAATNNVATGSEELSASSQNLSQGATEQASAVEEVAASMEQMAANVQGNAESAANTREMATRAARDAEESGQAVAQAMGAMTDIAEKISVIEEIARQTNLLALNAAIEAARAGEHGKGFAVVAAEVRKLAERSGQAAAEISELSTATARVARDAGTKLDKLVPDIRETARLIENIAVASNEQNAGMAQISAAVQQLDMVIQQNAAASEEVSSTSESLAAEAVQLQQSVAFFRVDRGSGGQRPARPRALPGPAGEDGGFERY comes from the coding sequence ATGCGTTTTCAGGACTGGAGCCTCAAGCTCAAGATACTGTTGCCCACATTTCTGATTGTTGCCCTGGTGCTGACCGTCAGCACCTGGATAATGACTGACAAGTCGCGCTCCCTGGCCGTGGAGCAGGCCGAGGCCCTGGCCGGGAACATGGCCCGTAGCTACAGCCTGGACGTGGGCCAGACCCTGGGCCGGGCCATGGACGTGACCCGGACCCTGGCCGCCATGTTTGAGGAGGGGGCCAACTATCCGACCATCCCTGACCGGGAGTATCTCGACGGGGTGCTCAAGAAAACGCTCACCGCCAACCCGGAGCTGTCCGGGGCGTGGTGCACCTTTTTGCCCGGCCGGTTCGATGATCGGGAGGAAGAGTACGCCGACGTGTACAAGGGCGCCTACCGCAACTGGTACCATATCGTGGACGGGCAGGTGCGCGATAGCTTCGTCGGGACCGAAGGCATCAGCGGCGACTGGTTCGACATCCCCATGGCGGGCAATGTGGAGACCATCACCAAGCCCTATCCCTGGGAGGCCGACGGCAGCACCTTCTGGCTCAGTTCCACCGGCCATCCGGTGAAAAAGGGCGGCACCAACATTGGTGTGGTGGGCGTGGATTTCTACCTGACCGATCTTCAGAAGATGGTCGAGTCCATCCGGGTGTTCGAAACGGGCTACGCCTTTTTGCTGGCTAATGACGGCACCTTTCTCGCCCATCGAAACAGGGACTATATTGGCAAGAATATAGGCGATTTCCAGACGCCGGAAGTTCGTCAGAAGTTGCTGGACGCCATCAGAAGCGGTCGCCCCTTCTCCGATGTCAAGCTTTCGGCCGCCACTGGCGCGGAAAGCTACTACTCCTACCAGCCCATTCGCATCGGCAGGACGACCACGCCGTGGAGCCTGGCCGTGACCGTGCCTCTGGACACGGTGCGGGCCGAGGCCAACGCCATCGCCTGGACCAGCGCGGGCATCGGCGTGGCGGCCATGGTCATACTCTTCGTGGTGCTCTATGTGATCGCCAACATCATCACCCGCCCGGTGGCCCAGGGCATCGAATTCGCCATGAGTCTGGCCGGGGGCGACCTGACCCGCGAGATGAACGTGTACCAGAAGGACGAGGTGGGCAAACTGGCCGACGCCCTGCGGACCATGTCGGGCCGGTTGCGCGAGGTCATAGGCAGCGTCCTGGCGGCCACGAACAACGTGGCCACAGGCAGCGAGGAGCTTTCGGCCTCGTCCCAGAACCTGTCCCAGGGGGCCACGGAGCAGGCCAGCGCCGTGGAGGAGGTGGCCGCCTCCATGGAACAGATGGCGGCCAATGTGCAGGGCAACGCGGAGAGCGCGGCAAACACCCGCGAGATGGCCACCAGGGCGGCGCGGGACGCTGAGGAGAGCGGGCAGGCCGTGGCTCAGGCCATGGGAGCCATGACCGACATCGCCGAGAAGATTTCCGTCATCGAGGAGATAGCCCGGCAGACCAACCTGCTGGCGCTCAACGCGGCCATTGAGGCAGCCAGGGCCGGGGAGCACGGCAAGGGGTTCGCCGTGGTGGCGGCAGAGGTGCGCAAGCTGGCCGAGCGTAGCGGACAGGCCGCGGCCGAGATCAGCGAGCTTTCCACCGCCACTGCCCGCGTGGCCCGCGACGCGGGAACCAAGCTCGACAAGCTCGTGCCCGACATTCGCGAGACCGCCCGGCTCATCGAGAACATCGCCGTGGCCAGCAATGAGCAGAATGCGGGCATGGCCCAGATCAGTGCGGCCGTGCAGCAGCTCGACATGGTCATTCAGCAGAACGCGGCCGCATCCGAGGAGGTTTCCTCCACCTCGGAGAGTCTTGCCGCCGAGGCAGTGCAGTTGCAGCAGTCCGTGGCCTTTTTCCGCGTTGATCGGGGCAGTGGCGGCCAGCGTCCGGCGCGACCCCGGGCGCTGCCCGGTCCGGCAGGGGAGGACGGCGGGTTCGAGCGGTATTGA
- a CDS encoding HAD family hydrolase: MSRLEAIVFDFDGTLAELTLDFDLMKRKIAALGEVFLGERPEPDGTPALEWLDQLVARTMAMDRDEGLEFASRGRLVLAAMELDAAREGRLFPFTRPALALLRDRGVATGVITRNISAAVRLVFPEIETEVGVFLAREAAVRVKPDPAHLMQALERLGANPARTLMVGDHPMDVETGRRAGALCAAVTSGRQGADAFAAMEPEFIAPDVGALLPLLDKAGLI; this comes from the coding sequence ATGAGCCGGCTGGAGGCCATCGTCTTTGACTTTGACGGCACCCTGGCCGAGCTGACCCTTGATTTCGACCTGATGAAGCGCAAGATCGCGGCCCTGGGCGAGGTGTTCCTCGGCGAGCGGCCCGAGCCGGACGGCACCCCCGCCCTGGAGTGGCTCGATCAACTGGTGGCCCGGACCATGGCGATGGACCGTGACGAGGGGCTGGAGTTCGCCTCCCGCGGCAGGCTGGTCCTGGCGGCCATGGAGCTGGACGCGGCCCGCGAGGGGCGGCTCTTTCCATTCACCCGTCCCGCCCTGGCCCTGCTGCGCGATCGGGGCGTGGCCACCGGAGTCATCACCCGCAACATCTCTGCCGCAGTGCGCCTCGTGTTCCCGGAGATCGAGACCGAGGTCGGGGTCTTCCTGGCCCGTGAGGCGGCGGTGCGCGTCAAGCCGGACCCGGCCCATCTGATGCAGGCCCTTGAGCGGCTGGGCGCGAATCCGGCCCGGACCCTGATGGTGGGCGACCACCCCATGGATGTGGAGACAGGCCGACGCGCTGGCGCCCTGTGCGCCGCCGTGACCAGCGGCCGCCAGGGGGCCGATGCCTTTGCCGCCATGGAGCCTGAGTTCATCGCCCCGGACGTGGGCGCCCTCCTGCCCCTGCTCGACAAAGCCGGACTGATCTGA
- a CDS encoding deoxyribonuclease IV, which produces MTMQTLTDGASAQPGGPLGAHMSIAGGLHMAFVHIGAVGGTALQLFTRNQRQWRIPELSALDAALFAEAWAQWGEYPVAAHDSYLINLASPDPELQERSLVAFAEELRRVETLRIPYLVTHPGSHLGQGVETGIARYAEALDRALERSATSRAMVLLETTAGQGTNLGASFEELARIMERSGHANRLGVCYDTCHTFAAGYDIRTPEAYAATFDHFDRVIGLDRIRFFHLNDTRTGLGERKDRHEHIGQGEIGLAGFGLLMRDPRFASVSKVLETPKETDLADDVRNLAILRGLAGGDGGRP; this is translated from the coding sequence ATGACGATGCAGACTCTGACCGACGGCGCTTCGGCGCAGCCCGGCGGCCCGCTGGGGGCGCACATGTCCATCGCCGGGGGGCTGCACATGGCCTTTGTCCACATCGGGGCCGTGGGCGGGACGGCCCTGCAGCTGTTCACCCGCAATCAGCGCCAGTGGCGCATCCCCGAGCTTTCGGCCCTTGACGCGGCCCTCTTTGCCGAGGCATGGGCCCAGTGGGGGGAGTATCCCGTTGCCGCCCACGACTCCTACCTGATCAACCTGGCCTCGCCAGACCCGGAACTGCAGGAGCGCTCCCTGGTCGCCTTTGCCGAGGAGCTGCGGCGCGTGGAAACCCTGCGGATACCGTATCTCGTCACCCATCCCGGCTCCCACCTGGGCCAGGGTGTGGAGACGGGCATCGCCCGATACGCCGAGGCCCTGGACCGGGCCTTGGAGCGTTCGGCCACGAGCCGGGCCATGGTCCTGCTGGAGACCACGGCCGGCCAGGGCACCAACCTCGGGGCGAGCTTCGAGGAGCTGGCCCGGATCATGGAGCGCTCGGGCCATGCGAATCGGCTCGGCGTGTGTTACGACACCTGCCATACCTTTGCCGCGGGCTACGACATCCGCACTCCCGAGGCATACGCTGCCACCTTCGATCATTTCGACCGGGTCATCGGGCTTGACCGGATCAGGTTCTTTCACCTCAATGACACCCGGACCGGCCTGGGCGAGCGCAAGGACCGGCACGAACACATCGGACAGGGGGAGATCGGTCTTGCGGGTTTCGGCCTGCTCATGCGTGATCCCCGTTTTGCCTCGGTGTCCAAGGTGCTGGAAACGCCCAAGGAAACGGATCTGGCCGACGACGTGCGCAACCTTGCCATCCTGCGCGGACTGGCCGGGGGCGACGGGGGGCGGCCATGA
- a CDS encoding RNA recognition motif domain-containing protein, with product MKSIYVGNIPFSVTENDIRDLFGAHGRVVSVKLVEDRETGRFRGFGFVEMDDADALAAIEALDGKDMGGRTLKVNEARPREPRPRR from the coding sequence ATGAAAAGCATTTATGTCGGCAACATTCCCTTCAGCGTTACCGAGAACGACATCCGCGACCTCTTCGGTGCCCATGGCCGCGTCGTGTCCGTAAAACTGGTGGAGGACCGCGAGACCGGCCGGTTCCGGGGCTTCGGCTTCGTGGAGATGGACGACGCCGACGCTCTGGCGGCCATTGAGGCCCTGGACGGCAAGGACATGGGCGGACGGACCCTTAAGGTCAACGAAGCGCGGCCCAGAGAACCCCGCCCCCGCCGCTAG
- a CDS encoding LysE family translocator — protein MLGVHDLALFIVSGLLLNITPGQDVAYIVSRSAAHGLRDGSVAALGIGAGCFVHVFAAALGLSAILATSATAFLVVKLAGAAYLVWIGAGMLLGRGNGRSAAGGQARGSARLARASARKVFTQGFLTNALNPKVALFFLAFLPQFVDAGAGSRPLAFLLLGVIFTVNGTLVNLLWAWSAARLSTMLGGGGRFGVWIKRAVGALFVGFGVRLALAD, from the coding sequence ATGCTGGGCGTTCACGATCTTGCGCTTTTCATCGTCTCCGGCCTGTTGCTGAACATCACTCCGGGCCAGGATGTGGCCTATATCGTCAGCCGCAGCGCGGCCCACGGGTTGCGCGACGGGAGCGTGGCCGCTCTGGGCATCGGGGCCGGGTGTTTTGTCCATGTGTTTGCGGCCGCCCTCGGGCTGTCGGCCATCCTGGCCACCTCGGCCACGGCCTTTCTGGTGGTCAAGCTGGCTGGCGCGGCCTATCTGGTGTGGATCGGCGCTGGCATGCTCCTTGGCCGGGGCAACGGCCGGAGCGCTGCAGGCGGCCAGGCCCGCGGAAGCGCCAGGCTGGCCCGGGCCTCTGCCCGCAAGGTCTTCACCCAGGGGTTTCTGACCAACGCCCTCAATCCCAAGGTGGCCCTCTTCTTTCTGGCCTTCCTGCCCCAGTTCGTGGATGCCGGGGCCGGGTCCAGGCCCCTGGCCTTTTTGCTGCTGGGCGTGATTTTCACGGTCAATGGCACACTCGTCAACCTGCTCTGGGCGTGGTCCGCGGCCCGGCTCTCCACCATGCTCGGCGGCGGCGGGCGCTTCGGCGTCTGGATCAAGCGGGCGGTGGGTGCGCTTTTTGTCGGGTTTGGCGTGCGTCTGGCCCTGGCCGATTGA
- a CDS encoding CD3324 family protein: MSYKKAVDILPHNLLSAVQQYIDGEYIYIPRKEENKLSWGANTQTRETLRARNREILSRRLAGCTVAQLAEHFLLSEKAIYKIINAEKTG; encoded by the coding sequence ATGAGCTATAAAAAAGCAGTCGACATCCTGCCGCACAATCTTTTGAGTGCTGTGCAGCAGTATATAGACGGTGAATATATTTACATCCCGCGCAAGGAAGAAAACAAGCTGTCGTGGGGTGCAAATACGCAGACAAGAGAGACACTGCGGGCACGAAACAGAGAAATTCTGTCCAGACGATTGGCTGGTTGCACTGTTGCCCAATTGGCCGAGCATTTCCTCTTGTCAGAAAAGGCTATATACAAAATCATCAATGCCGAAAAAACCGGCTAA
- a CDS encoding SAM-dependent methyltransferase — MDIPRIFTISESAHRIHNPFTPEKLATLGAALRLEPGIRLLDLGSGSGEMLCTWARDHGISGVGIDLSRLFSGQAKLRAEELGVADRVEFIHGDAAGYVADHKVGVAACLGATWIGGGVAGTIELLAKSLCAGGIILIGEPYWLRMPPTDEFAKRCDAGALADFLMLPDLLASFDGLGYDVVEMVLADQDGWDRYEAAKWLTMRRWLDANPGDDFANDVRAKLTSEPKRYAAYTREYLGWGVFALMAR, encoded by the coding sequence TTGGACATCCCACGCATCTTCACCATCAGCGAGAGCGCACACCGCATCCACAACCCGTTCACGCCGGAAAAACTCGCCACACTCGGCGCGGCGTTGCGCCTGGAGCCGGGGATTCGTCTGCTCGACCTCGGCAGCGGCTCGGGCGAGATGCTGTGCACCTGGGCACGCGATCACGGAATCAGCGGCGTCGGCATCGACCTGAGCCGATTGTTCTCCGGGCAAGCGAAACTGCGCGCTGAAGAACTCGGGGTCGCCGATCGGGTTGAGTTCATTCACGGCGACGCCGCCGGCTACGTTGCGGACCATAAGGTCGGAGTGGCAGCCTGTCTGGGTGCCACATGGATCGGGGGGGGAGTCGCCGGAACCATAGAGCTTCTGGCCAAGAGCCTCTGCGCCGGGGGAATCATCCTCATCGGCGAACCCTACTGGCTGCGAATGCCGCCGACGGATGAATTTGCCAAGAGGTGTGATGCCGGGGCTCTTGCCGACTTTCTCATGCTTCCCGACCTGCTCGCGTCTTTCGACGGCCTTGGCTATGATGTTGTGGAAATGGTTCTGGCAGACCAGGACGGCTGGGACAGGTACGAGGCGGCCAAATGGCTTACCATGCGCCGATGGCTTGACGCAAACCCAGGCGACGACTTTGCCAATGACGTTCGGGCCAAACTGACCTCGGAACCAAAACGCTACGCCGCCTACACCCGCGAATACCTCGGGTGGGGCGTGTTCGCGCTGATGGCCCGCTGA
- a CDS encoding DUF2975 domain-containing protein — translation MNTIQRPSKRFALLFRALFILYPIGVLAVWLVADPGAGGQWLELDAFKRAGLVSADAPLGTWQRLACFGAAMLPGAAVMYAYRSLWRLFDLYAAGAFFEKTNVARLRDIGWALMAQQILALPAGALQTLALTAHNPEGERMVTLAIEDSNVTLIVVGLMIILISKVMDEGRKLQEEQRLTV, via the coding sequence GTGAACACCATTCAAAGACCAAGCAAACGATTCGCTCTGCTCTTTCGCGCTCTCTTCATCCTGTATCCGATAGGCGTCTTGGCCGTGTGGCTGGTCGCCGATCCCGGAGCAGGGGGCCAATGGCTGGAGCTGGATGCCTTCAAAAGGGCCGGGCTTGTTTCGGCGGACGCCCCTCTGGGAACATGGCAGCGGCTGGCCTGCTTTGGCGCGGCCATGCTGCCCGGTGCGGCGGTCATGTATGCGTATCGGTCCCTGTGGCGGCTTTTCGACCTCTACGCTGCCGGAGCCTTCTTTGAAAAGACGAACGTCGCCCGCCTTCGCGATATCGGCTGGGCGCTCATGGCGCAGCAGATACTGGCCCTGCCCGCCGGAGCCCTGCAGACCCTGGCCCTGACCGCGCACAATCCTGAGGGCGAGCGCATGGTCACACTCGCCATCGAAGACAGCAACGTGACCCTGATCGTGGTCGGCCTGATGATCATCCTCATCTCCAAGGTCATGGATGAGGGCCGAAAACTTCAGGAAGAGCAACGCCTGACGGTCTAG
- a CDS encoding helix-turn-helix domain-containing protein: MTIHINLDVMLARRKMSSKELATTVGITQQNLSILKTGKARAVRFSTLDAICRALDCQPGDILTFEDDAGKAG; the protein is encoded by the coding sequence ATGACCATACACATCAATCTCGACGTGATGCTGGCAAGGCGGAAGATGTCTTCCAAGGAGCTGGCGACCACCGTGGGCATCACCCAGCAGAACCTGTCCATCCTCAAGACGGGCAAGGCCAGGGCCGTGCGCTTCTCCACCCTGGACGCCATCTGCCGCGCCCTGGACTGCCAGCCGGGAGACATCCTGACCTTTGAGGATGACGCGGGCAAGGCCGGGTAG
- a CDS encoding YifB family Mg chelatase-like AAA ATPase translates to MIAKVACAALMGIDAFKVELEVDLSRSGMPCFTMVGLAEGAVREAKERVFSALKNCGFKVPPARITVNLAPADVRKEGSAYDLPLAVGILCAMGVVPLKAVEGWYMAGELSLTGGLKPVPGVLPLALAARAGRGRGIIVPGANGREGAVVKDIPVIGAADLGQVVRLLLGEEAVEPAAVDIDTLWAERRTFLSDFAEVKGQEHAKRAIEIAAAGGHNLLFIGPPGSGKTMLAKRIPTVLPPLRFEEALEVTKIYSVAGQLPSGQALMVTRPFRTPHHTISDVGLIGGGRYPQPGETSLAHRGVLFLDEMPEFKKSVLEVLRQPLEDGEVTISRSLVSLRYPADIMLVAAMNPCPCGYLTDDTHPCTCSPLAVQRYRSRLSGPLLDRIDLQVEVPAVPYDDLKQTRGDIDSATMRGRILAAREIQAVRYAEQPIALNSELTGTALEEWCRLGETEHAFLKRAVETLGLSARAYVRILRIARTIADLEAAAWIGPAHLAEAINYRSMDRQG, encoded by the coding sequence ATGATAGCCAAAGTCGCCTGCGCCGCCCTCATGGGCATTGATGCCTTCAAGGTGGAGCTTGAGGTGGATCTGTCCCGTTCCGGCATGCCCTGCTTCACCATGGTCGGGCTGGCCGAAGGCGCGGTGCGCGAGGCCAAGGAGCGTGTCTTTTCTGCGCTGAAAAACTGCGGGTTCAAGGTGCCGCCCGCGCGGATCACCGTGAACCTGGCCCCGGCCGACGTGCGCAAGGAGGGCAGCGCCTATGACCTGCCCCTGGCCGTGGGTATCCTCTGCGCCATGGGGGTTGTTCCCCTCAAGGCGGTGGAGGGGTGGTACATGGCGGGCGAGCTGTCCCTCACCGGGGGGCTCAAGCCCGTGCCCGGGGTGCTGCCCCTGGCCCTGGCCGCCCGCGCCGGGCGGGGGCGGGGCATCATCGTGCCCGGAGCCAACGGCCGCGAAGGCGCGGTGGTCAAGGACATCCCGGTCATCGGGGCCGCGGACCTGGGCCAGGTGGTTCGGCTGTTGCTGGGCGAGGAGGCGGTGGAGCCCGCGGCCGTGGACATCGACACCCTGTGGGCCGAGCGTCGGACCTTCCTGAGCGACTTCGCCGAGGTCAAGGGCCAGGAGCACGCCAAGCGGGCCATCGAGATCGCGGCTGCCGGGGGGCACAACCTACTTTTCATCGGTCCGCCCGGTTCGGGCAAGACCATGCTTGCCAAGCGCATCCCCACCGTGCTCCCGCCCCTGCGTTTCGAGGAGGCGCTGGAGGTGACCAAGATCTATTCCGTGGCCGGGCAACTTCCCAGCGGCCAGGCGCTGATGGTCACGCGTCCTTTTCGGACCCCCCACCACACCATTTCCGATGTGGGCCTCATCGGCGGGGGCCGCTACCCCCAGCCGGGCGAAACCTCCCTGGCCCATCGGGGCGTGCTCTTCCTTGATGAGATGCCCGAGTTCAAGAAGTCGGTGCTGGAGGTGTTGCGCCAGCCGCTGGAGGACGGAGAAGTGACCATCTCCCGCTCGCTGGTGTCCCTCAGGTATCCGGCGGACATCATGCTGGTGGCGGCCATGAACCCCTGCCCTTGCGGCTATCTGACCGACGACACCCACCCCTGCACCTGCTCGCCCCTGGCCGTGCAGCGCTACCGCTCACGCCTGTCCGGCCCGCTGCTGGACCGTATCGACTTGCAGGTGGAGGTGCCGGCCGTGCCCTATGACGACCTCAAGCAGACCCGGGGAGACATCGACTCGGCCACCATGCGCGGCCGCATTCTGGCGGCCCGGGAGATTCAGGCCGTGCGCTACGCGGAACAGCCCATTGCCCTCAATTCCGAGTTGACCGGCACAGCCCTGGAGGAGTGGTGCCGCCTGGGCGAGACCGAGCACGCCTTTCTCAAGCGGGCGGTGGAGACCCTGGGTCTTTCGGCCCGGGCCTATGTGCGGATTCTGCGCATCGCCCGGACCATCGCCGACCTGGAGGCGGCCGCCTGGATCGGCCCGGCCCATCTGGCCGAGGCCATCAACTACCGGAGCATGGACCGCCAGGGATAG
- a CDS encoding glycosyltransferase, with translation MNIYPIDFPKRLENTWLSLRLDLFQRYCFPTVFAQQEQGFTWLVLFDEKTPAHIRKIIGTYAKYQNFVPVYCGAYNTILPTVAERMKALAPDAEWFVTTRLDNDDALSIGFVHCLQEIVRSLGEDNLKPADTLYINFPNGLQLHDGIYYDFKDVTNAFVSLVERSANPRTVFWVDHPSIHDVSPVVQAETKPLWMQIVHDMNVYNYIRGERIEGADFSAEFPCAINNA, from the coding sequence GTGAACATATATCCCATCGATTTTCCCAAGCGCCTTGAGAACACATGGCTTTCCCTGAGGCTCGACCTGTTCCAGAGATATTGTTTTCCCACCGTGTTCGCCCAGCAGGAACAGGGCTTTACCTGGTTGGTTCTGTTTGACGAGAAGACTCCGGCACACATCCGAAAGATTATTGGGACGTACGCAAAATATCAGAATTTTGTCCCGGTCTATTGCGGTGCGTATAACACGATCCTGCCAACTGTTGCGGAGCGTATGAAAGCGCTTGCGCCGGACGCGGAATGGTTTGTGACAACCCGATTGGACAATGACGACGCACTGTCGATTGGCTTTGTCCACTGCCTGCAGGAGATAGTGAGGTCACTGGGAGAAGACAATCTCAAGCCTGCCGATACGCTGTATATAAATTTCCCCAACGGCCTCCAGCTGCATGACGGGATTTATTACGATTTTAAGGATGTTACCAACGCATTTGTCAGCCTGGTGGAGCGTAGCGCGAATCCTCGTACCGTGTTCTGGGTGGACCATCCGTCGATTCATGATGTGTCCCCGGTCGTTCAGGCCGAGACAAAGCCGCTCTGGATGCAGATCGTGCATGATATGAATGTGTATAATTATATCCGCGGCGAAAGAATCGAAGGGGCCGATTTTTCCGCAGAGTTTCCCTGTGCCATCAATAATGCCTAG
- a CDS encoding DUF3568 family protein — protein MPPITRAVATALLLVTLLGSAGCGAILLGGAAAAGTYVYFDGQAKNTYNASFQKAYDASLAACRELTIPVTSETRDGTSGKITGKLSGDTVIISLKLVGDNLTEITVRVGLIGNESASRRIHATISRHL, from the coding sequence ATGCCCCCCATTACCCGCGCCGTGGCCACGGCCCTGCTCCTGGTCACCCTCCTGGGCTCCGCCGGATGCGGCGCCATTCTTCTGGGCGGCGCCGCAGCCGCCGGCACCTATGTCTATTTCGACGGACAGGCGAAAAACACCTACAACGCTTCCTTCCAAAAGGCCTACGACGCCTCCCTGGCCGCCTGCCGGGAGCTGACCATTCCTGTGACCAGCGAGACCAGGGACGGCACTTCGGGCAAGATCACGGGCAAGCTCTCCGGCGACACGGTGATCATCTCTCTGAAACTGGTGGGCGACAACCTGACCGAGATCACGGTACGCGTCGGCCTTATCGGCAACGAGTCCGCCTCTCGCAGGATACACGCCACCATCTCCCGCCACCTCTAG
- a CDS encoding MerR family transcriptional regulator, with the protein MEEAYTHKDLAALCKVSETTIKSYRRKFPGFIPVLTHGKPIRFRKEAADVCLRIRDCFDKGMSVNETRKTLKEHFRESPAERRRVAQPSRSEDASPEVAGAGVVSQEYLDKFFATAGQMMQGMAGLATAQAKAGQRLQALETAMQRLIEVQQRNNETFTLLLERTTPASDTLAASSSTDAGGGAGPKADSGGPTTPPPVRARKVVNVTSPGGGVKSYTLEKSEAPGATNSGRTALERPSDAFLNTPIVIRNDQGEFLGVPGRMSLGNFVEVMVREAEESGASLSDWHRDEDTWIFTMQTPGGDAHALHFVSTTTPRGNLVVLLDRLDVNGEQTSPRFLQEFFRQVKDKI; encoded by the coding sequence ATGGAAGAAGCGTACACGCATAAGGATCTTGCCGCCCTCTGCAAGGTCTCGGAAACGACCATCAAGAGCTACCGGCGCAAGTTCCCGGGGTTCATCCCTGTGCTCACCCACGGCAAGCCCATCCGGTTCAGAAAGGAGGCGGCTGATGTCTGCCTCAGGATTCGCGACTGCTTTGACAAGGGCATGTCTGTCAACGAGACGCGGAAAACCCTCAAGGAACACTTTAGGGAGTCTCCTGCCGAACGCAGACGGGTTGCCCAGCCGTCCCGGTCGGAGGACGCATCCCCGGAGGTCGCGGGGGCTGGCGTGGTTTCCCAGGAATACCTGGACAAATTCTTCGCCACCGCCGGGCAGATGATGCAGGGCATGGCCGGACTGGCCACGGCCCAGGCCAAGGCCGGACAGCGGCTGCAGGCCCTTGAGACCGCCATGCAGCGCCTCATCGAGGTGCAGCAGCGCAACAACGAGACGTTTACCCTTCTCCTGGAACGCACCACCCCGGCATCGGACACTCTCGCGGCGTCCTCCTCGACCGATGCCGGGGGCGGTGCCGGTCCCAAGGCCGACAGCGGCGGGCCAACCACCCCGCCACCTGTCCGGGCCAGAAAGGTCGTCAATGTCACCTCCCCGGGCGGGGGTGTGAAGTCCTACACCCTGGAAAAATCCGAAGCCCCCGGCGCAACGAACTCGGGACGCACGGCTCTGGAGCGGCCCTCGGACGCCTTCCTGAACACGCCCATCGTCATCCGCAACGATCAGGGCGAATTCCTGGGCGTACCGGGGCGCATGTCCCTGGGGAACTTCGTGGAGGTGATGGTGCGCGAGGCCGAGGAAAGCGGCGCCTCCCTGTCCGACTGGCACCGGGACGAGGACACCTGGATCTTCACCATGCAGACTCCGGGCGGCGATGCCCACGCCCTGCACTTCGTCTCCACCACCACGCCTCGCGGCAATCTGGTGGTGCTGCTCGACCGCCTTGATGTCAACGGCGAGCAGACATCGCCCCGCTTTCTCCAGGAGTTTTTCCGGCAGGTGAAGGACAAGATCTGA